A stretch of Aureispira sp. CCB-E DNA encodes these proteins:
- a CDS encoding RHS repeat-associated core domain-containing protein — translation MPGRSFNSGNYRHGFNGKENDHHWGDQLIQDYGFRLYNPAIAKFLSVDPLTRMYPMLTPYQFASNSSIANIDLDGLEASSSIRLTASDGSLITIPADSDPIIITEKTKDLYLNSGNYTTEEFYSKYPKNTLGSFTVDGHEFYASYHGENGEFTGYYSHTANEYYNQSDKPIKLIETPFFKGYTPLLHTPSSEGIFEDPTSGVMADAMVAKDYASMASGTGIFLAVTKKGVQLLGKGLKGVLNGTKKLFQRYKIDGINHTADGMPRVKATKGNKKYDITEGRVKEYVPEPRAPSGWRQASFKGKNAEKVPFGTRRIGGAGKGKKRTPSLREKRLLRKAHKNCPQCKKSS, via the coding sequence ATGCCTGGGAGATCCTTTAACTCTGGAAATTATCGCCATGGATTTAATGGAAAGGAAAATGACCATCACTGGGGCGACCAGCTTATCCAAGATTATGGCTTTAGATTGTATAATCCTGCTATTGCTAAGTTCCTTAGCGTTGATCCATTAACAAGGATGTATCCAATGCTTACTCCTTATCAGTTTGCTTCTAATAGCTCAATTGCCAATATAGATTTAGATGGTCTGGAAGCTTCCTCTAGCATTAGACTTACAGCTTCAGATGGTTCGTTAATTACAATTCCTGCTGATTCAGATCCCATTATTATTACAGAAAAGACCAAAGATTTATATTTAAATTCTGGCAATTATACCACAGAAGAGTTTTATTCAAAATATCCCAAAAATACATTAGGGTCTTTTACTGTAGATGGACATGAATTTTATGCTTCTTATCATGGTGAAAATGGTGAGTTTACAGGTTATTATAGTCATACAGCTAATGAATACTATAATCAAAGTGACAAACCTATAAAATTAATTGAAACGCCATTCTTTAAAGGGTACACTCCTCTGCTTCATACCCCATCATCCGAAGGAATATTTGAAGACCCAACAAGTGGTGTTATGGCAGACGCAATGGTAGCTAAGGATTATGCTAGTATGGCATCAGGGACAGGCATTTTTCTTGCTGTAACTAAAAAAGGAGTACAATTATTAGGAAAAGGCTTGAAAGGTGTATTAAATGGGACAAAGAAACTGTTCCAAAGGTATAAAATAGATGGTATTAATCATACTGCGGATGGAATGCCTCGAGTCAAAGCAACAAAAGGAAATAAGAAGTATGATATAACAGAGGGAAGAGTGAAAGAATACGTGCCTGAACCTAGAGCACCTTCTGGATGGAGACAGGCATCTTTCAAAGGGAAAAATGCTGAAAAAGTACCTTTTGGTACAAGAAGAATAGGTGGTGCAGGAAAAGGAAAAAAACGAACGCCATCATTAAGAGAAAAAAGATTATTAAGAAAGGCTCACAAGAATTGTCCACAGTGTAAAAAATCATCGTAA
- a CDS encoding helix-turn-helix transcriptional regulator, with protein MSDFKNRLATLRKLKQLSQAELAEKIGVHTNIISRYERDLAKPSMELAAKLSEVLEVSLDYLVGKVDQELDKDIVEQVLSLQQLPKKEKEHILFTLNALIRDAKSRFAYT; from the coding sequence ATGAGTGATTTTAAAAATAGATTGGCTACCTTGAGGAAGTTAAAACAACTTTCTCAGGCTGAGTTAGCAGAAAAAATTGGAGTTCATACTAATATCATTAGTCGATACGAAAGAGATTTAGCAAAACCATCTATGGAGTTAGCAGCTAAACTGTCAGAAGTATTAGAAGTTTCTTTAGATTATTTAGTTGGTAAAGTTGACCAAGAGCTTGATAAAGATATTGTTGAGCAAGTTTTAAGTTTACAACAATTACCTAAAAAAGAAAAAGAGCATATATTATTTACACTAAATGCACTTATTCGAGACGCTAAATCTAGATTTGCTTACACCTAA
- a CDS encoding CHC2 zinc finger domain-containing protein gives MTIDQIKEGLNIKDVLAHYGIVINKNQHINCPFHEDKTPSMKVYAETNTVYCFSGNCSTHGRSLDVIEFVIEKENCTKHEAILKCKSMLNYEVPELKTKPNDILKVLWAEFVSSYKNSKVKAYAAKRGIERVEIGYNSGRWHKKKSVSDQQIKAAQEVSYLLPAMQGKGHRVWAKECLIFALRNAANEVVSFYGRSVNGEGHFYLKDRSGLYPSYLKLETKKVILTESIIDAASLLNIATIVENYSVLALYGTNGLTSNHRAALANLKDLEEIVLLLDGDDAGKKASEKLGDYLSKEYPNTVIKIVELPNNTDVNELWVNHLSEALFLDLLEQSSVLKCIEKPSLDLKIINSNYYTYETEKLKIEVLGGINIEQLDKLTCTLRLTRKPKRNALDKLRQSLNLYHSGQVRGLVKRVQEEFELPMQELRLLFADLIENLELYRSREQGAGEENQVEARVLSPGRKKIALDYAKAENLMQHTWDDLGKVGVVGERMSAMIMYLCFSSRKLSKPLHIISLGSSGSGKTHLQETIAELIPEQEIMSITSLSDNAMYYYPDGALEHSLFLIEDMDGMSEEANYALRELKSKGELSRDIPVKDYKGKLTTQKVYVKGPICFAGCQQF, from the coding sequence ATGACAATAGACCAAATCAAGGAAGGCTTAAACATAAAAGATGTTTTAGCTCATTACGGAATAGTAATAAACAAGAATCAACACATCAATTGCCCGTTTCACGAAGATAAGACCCCAAGTATGAAAGTATATGCAGAAACGAACACGGTGTATTGCTTTAGTGGAAATTGCTCTACGCATGGCAGGAGTTTAGATGTAATTGAATTTGTAATAGAGAAAGAAAACTGCACCAAACACGAAGCTATTTTAAAATGTAAATCTATGTTGAATTATGAAGTTCCAGAACTAAAAACAAAGCCCAATGACATTTTAAAAGTTCTATGGGCTGAATTTGTGAGCAGTTATAAAAACTCAAAAGTCAAGGCTTATGCAGCGAAACGAGGTATTGAACGGGTAGAAATTGGTTACAACTCTGGGCGATGGCACAAAAAGAAGAGCGTGAGTGATCAGCAGATCAAAGCAGCTCAAGAAGTTTCTTATTTATTGCCAGCGATGCAAGGGAAAGGGCATCGAGTATGGGCGAAGGAATGTTTGATTTTTGCTTTGCGGAATGCTGCTAATGAAGTGGTTAGTTTTTATGGGCGTTCGGTGAATGGAGAGGGGCATTTTTACCTAAAAGATAGATCAGGTTTATATCCCTCTTATCTAAAGTTGGAGACTAAAAAAGTGATCTTAACGGAAAGTATTATAGATGCCGCAAGCTTGTTAAATATTGCTACCATCGTAGAGAATTACAGCGTTTTGGCATTGTATGGAACGAATGGATTAACGTCCAATCATCGAGCAGCCTTAGCGAACTTAAAAGATTTAGAAGAAATTGTTTTGCTATTGGATGGGGATGATGCAGGGAAAAAGGCAAGCGAAAAGCTAGGGGATTATTTATCAAAAGAATATCCCAATACAGTTATCAAAATCGTAGAATTACCCAACAATACAGATGTAAATGAGCTTTGGGTGAATCATTTAAGCGAAGCCTTGTTTTTAGATTTATTGGAGCAATCGAGCGTTCTTAAATGTATCGAAAAGCCAAGTTTAGACTTGAAGATAATCAACTCAAATTATTACACTTATGAAACGGAAAAGCTAAAAATAGAAGTGTTGGGGGGTATAAATATAGAGCAATTAGACAAGCTGACTTGCACCTTGAGATTGACCAGAAAACCCAAGCGCAACGCCTTGGATAAGTTGCGCCAAAGCTTGAACTTATACCATAGTGGACAGGTTCGAGGTTTGGTCAAACGAGTGCAAGAAGAATTTGAATTACCCATGCAGGAGCTTCGCTTGTTGTTTGCAGATCTGATTGAAAATCTAGAATTGTATAGAAGTCGAGAGCAGGGAGCAGGAGAGGAGAACCAAGTTGAAGCAAGAGTCTTGAGTCCAGGGCGAAAAAAAATAGCCTTGGATTATGCAAAAGCTGAAAACTTGATGCAACATACGTGGGATGATTTAGGAAAGGTGGGGGTTGTTGGCGAGCGCATGAGTGCGATGATTATGTACTTGTGTTTTAGCTCTAGAAAGTTGTCAAAGCCTTTGCACATCATTAGTTTAGGTAGTAGTGGAAGTGGCAAAACGCATTTACAAGAAACGATTGCGGAGCTGATCCCAGAACAGGAAATTATGAGCATTACCAGTTTATCAGATAATGCGATGTATTATTATCCAGATGGGGCATTAGAACATAGTTTGTTTTTGATCGAGGATATGGATGGCATGAGTGAAGAGGCTAATTATGCTTTGCGAGAGTTAAAAAGCAAAGGGGAGTTGAGCCGAGATATACCCGTGAAAGATTATAAAGGGAAGTTGACGACTCAAAAAGTATATGTAAAAGGACCGATATGTTTTGCAGGTTGTCAGCAATTCTAA
- a CDS encoding transposase — protein sequence MYDKLVEIVSKEFHQVPDHRKGHTEYLLHDCLMGAFAMFGLKDPSLLSFIDNAIHRKDNLEQVFKISKLPTDNGMRKILDAVQPSVFQPTFKTIFEHLERLKILESRRYLDQHLLVSVDATGTFSSNKIGCSQCLTKKRKNGTIEHHHQLLAASVVHPNFKTVFPVFGEAITRQDGSKKNDCERKACKRLFPHLRSILPKEKILILLDALYADGPTIKALQAQDIQMDYIIVIKEGYVLEQVKQLRKKDSLHQCQYQKNEKTLCRYRWASNLILNGANQDIIVNYLEYEEYDLEKDKVVYSNKWITNLTLTKSNVSSIATAGRARWKIENETFNTLKNQDYNLEHNYGHGKFYLSTVFALIMLLAFFVDQITRAVDESFEQALKEAKTLRDLRQKVRVLFDFIPTISMNLIYQIIARKVNIRPQLE from the coding sequence ATGTACGACAAATTAGTAGAAATAGTATCCAAAGAGTTTCACCAAGTTCCAGACCATCGAAAAGGACATACAGAATATTTGCTACATGATTGTTTAATGGGAGCATTTGCTATGTTTGGTCTAAAAGATCCATCATTATTGAGTTTTATAGATAATGCCATTCATCGTAAGGACAATTTAGAACAAGTCTTTAAAATTAGTAAGCTTCCAACAGATAATGGGATGCGAAAAATTTTAGATGCTGTCCAACCATCTGTTTTTCAACCTACTTTTAAAACAATCTTTGAACATTTGGAAAGGCTCAAAATACTCGAAAGTAGAAGATACTTAGACCAACATTTGCTAGTAAGTGTTGATGCCACAGGTACATTTTCTTCCAATAAGATTGGTTGTTCTCAATGTTTAACAAAGAAAAGAAAAAATGGTACAATAGAACATCATCACCAATTGTTAGCAGCGAGTGTAGTTCATCCTAATTTCAAGACCGTTTTTCCTGTTTTTGGAGAAGCAATAACGCGGCAGGATGGTTCAAAAAAGAATGATTGTGAACGAAAGGCATGTAAACGATTATTTCCACATTTACGCAGCATACTGCCAAAAGAAAAGATCTTAATTCTTTTAGATGCTTTATATGCTGATGGTCCAACTATTAAAGCACTTCAAGCACAAGATATCCAAATGGATTACATCATAGTAATCAAGGAAGGATATGTTTTGGAACAAGTTAAGCAACTTAGAAAAAAGGATAGTTTGCATCAGTGTCAATACCAGAAAAATGAAAAGACTCTGTGTCGATACAGGTGGGCATCTAACCTCATTCTAAATGGCGCAAACCAAGATATTATCGTAAACTATTTAGAATACGAAGAATATGATTTAGAAAAAGATAAAGTGGTTTATTCCAATAAGTGGATTACCAACCTAACTTTGACTAAATCAAATGTTTCATCTATTGCCACAGCTGGAAGAGCACGTTGGAAAATTGAAAATGAGACATTTAACACCTTGAAGAATCAAGACTACAATTTGGAACATAATTATGGTCATGGAAAATTCTACTTATCAACAGTATTTGCTTTGATTATGCTATTAGCATTTTTTGTTGACCAGATTACAAGGGCTGTTGATGAAAGTTTTGAACAAGCCTTAAAAGAAGCAAAAACATTGCGTGATTTAAGGCAGAAAGTTCGAGTACTCTTTGATTTTATTCCTACTATTTCAATGAACTTAATCTATCAAATAATCGCTAGAAAGGTCAATATTCGACCTCAATTAGAATAG
- a CDS encoding type II toxin-antitoxin system RelE/ParE family toxin encodes MAKVTVKYSTRALNDLEEIEEYYNQYPSSKQMGQIFQQVEGLKVQPLRGRPIPELKDDKNIRHVNAGNYRVIYHVIAEYLLMILRVFHVRRQLNPNDDLDFNN; translated from the coding sequence ATGGCTAAAGTAACGGTTAAATACTCTACAAGAGCATTAAATGATTTAGAAGAAATTGAAGAATATTATAATCAATACCCTTCCAGTAAGCAAATGGGGCAAATCTTCCAGCAAGTCGAAGGCTTAAAAGTTCAGCCTCTTAGAGGTCGACCAATTCCAGAGCTGAAAGATGATAAAAATATTCGTCACGTCAATGCAGGAAATTATAGAGTGATCTATCACGTTATAGCTGAATATTTATTGATGATTCTTAGAGTTTTTCATGTTAGACGGCAACTCAATCCTAATGATGACTTAGATTTTAACAACTAA